The Micromonospora krabiensis genome window below encodes:
- the cysD gene encoding sulfate adenylyltransferase subunit CysD, translating into MTAPAYQVSHLDALEAESIFVMREVVAEMERPVLLFSGGKDSIVMLRLAQKAFAPANIPFPVMHVDTGHNFPEVLEYRDQRVAELGLQLVVASVPEALATGLVRESADGMRNRIQTPVLLDAVEKHRFDALFGGARRDEEKARAKERVFSFRDEFGQWDPKNQRPELWALYNGRHHPGESIRVFPLSNWTELDVWHYIARERIALPSIYYAHEREVVERDGMLYGVNEFFRPRAGEERFKARVRYRTVGDASCTAAVRSDADTVEKVIEEVAATRITERGATRGDDRVSEAAMEDRKREGYF; encoded by the coding sequence GTGACCGCGCCCGCGTACCAGGTCTCGCACCTCGACGCGCTGGAGGCGGAGAGCATCTTCGTGATGCGCGAGGTGGTCGCCGAGATGGAGCGGCCGGTGCTGCTCTTCTCCGGCGGCAAGGACTCGATCGTGATGCTCCGGCTGGCGCAGAAGGCGTTCGCGCCGGCGAACATCCCCTTCCCGGTGATGCACGTGGACACCGGGCACAACTTCCCCGAGGTGCTGGAGTACCGCGACCAGCGGGTTGCCGAGCTGGGTTTGCAGCTGGTGGTGGCGAGCGTCCCGGAGGCGCTGGCGACCGGGCTGGTCCGGGAGTCCGCCGACGGGATGCGCAACCGCATCCAGACGCCGGTGCTGCTCGACGCCGTCGAGAAGCACCGCTTCGACGCGCTCTTCGGTGGCGCCCGTCGCGACGAGGAGAAGGCGCGCGCCAAGGAGCGGGTGTTCAGCTTCCGCGACGAGTTCGGCCAGTGGGATCCGAAGAACCAACGCCCGGAGTTGTGGGCGCTCTACAACGGCCGGCACCACCCGGGCGAGTCGATCCGGGTGTTCCCGCTGTCCAACTGGACCGAACTGGACGTGTGGCACTACATCGCCCGGGAGCGGATCGCGCTGCCGTCGATCTACTACGCGCACGAGCGTGAGGTGGTCGAGCGCGACGGGATGCTCTACGGGGTCAACGAGTTCTTCCGCCCGAGGGCGGGTGAGGAGCGGTTCAAGGCGCGGGTGCGCTACCGCACGGTCGGCGACGCGTCGTGCACCGCCGCCGTGCGGTCGGACGCGGACACGGTGGAGAAGGTCATCGAGGAGGTGGCGGCGACCCGGATCACCGAGCGGGGTGCCACCCGCGGTGACGACCGGGTCAGCGAGGCCGCCATGGAGGACCGCAAGCGGGAGGGCTACTTCTGA